The sequence below is a genomic window from Ciceribacter thiooxidans.
GTGACGCGGGCGCGGACATCGCATTGACGTGGCAGGGCGACGCCCTGCGCAAGCGTGTCGAACCCCTCGCCCAGGAACTGGACGCCTTCATGGCCGGCGACTGCGACGTCACCGATCTCGAAAGTATCGACGCCGTCTTCAACAATCTCGAAGAAAAGTGGGGCAAGATCGACTTCGTCGTTCATGCGATCGCCTTCTCCGACAAGGATGAACTGACGGGCCGTTACATCGAGACGACGCGCGACAACTTCACCCGCACGATGGACATCTCGGTCTATTCGTTCACCGCCGTCGCCGCGCGCGCCGAGCGGATCATGAACGACGGCGGCTCGCTGCTGACGCTCACCTATTACGGTGCCGAGAAGGTCATGCCGCACTACAACGTCATGGGCGTCGCCAAGGCCGCGCTCGAGGCGAGCGTACGCTACCTCGCCGTCGACATGGGCGGCCGCGGCATCCGGGTCAACGCGATCTCCGCCGGCCCGATCAAGACGCTCGCAGCCTCCGGCATCGGCGACTTCCGCTATATCCTGAAGTGGAACGAGTACAATTCGCCGCTGAAGCGCAACGTCTCGACGGACGAAGTCGGCAAGTCGGGCATGTACCTTCTCTCCGATCTCTCGACCGGCGTCACCGGCGAAGTCCACCACGTCGACTGCGGTTATCACACCGTCGGCATGAAGGCCGTCGACGCCCCGGACATCTCCGTATCCAAGGAATAATCTTCCGCTTCTGGAGTGGTCTGCCGTGCTCATCTACATGATCCGCCACGGTCAGACCGACTGGAACGCGGAAGGAAGGCTACAGGGGCAGCAGGACGTGCCCCTCAATGCACTCGGTCGCAGCCAGGCAAGCCGTAACGGCGAGCGGCTTGCGGCCGAACTCGACGTGACGGCCGAGAGCTACGACTACGTTGCCTCCCCGCTCGGCCGTACCCGCGAAACCATGGAGCGCGTGCGCGCGGCCATGGGCCTCGACCCCGCTGCATACCGGACCGAAACGCGGCTGATGGAACTCTCCTTCGGAGACTGGCAGGGCTTTACGCTCGCCGAACTGCGCCGGCAGGCTCCGGAACGAGTCGAATCGCGCAGACGCGAGAAGTGGGACTTCATCCCGCCGGGCGAGGCTGCCGAAAGCTACGAAATCCTCTCATGGCGCGTCGGCGCATGGCTTACCTCGGTCGACCGCCCGACCGTCTGCGTCAGCCACGGCGGCGTCGTGCGCAGCGTCTTCCGGCTCGTCGGCAAATGGTCGCGGGATGCCGCCTGCAACATGAATGTTCCCCAGGACCGTATC
It includes:
- the fabI gene encoding enoyl-ACP reductase FabI, with translation MVQGSGLMAGKRGVIMGVANNRSIAWGIAKACRDAGADIALTWQGDALRKRVEPLAQELDAFMAGDCDVTDLESIDAVFNNLEEKWGKIDFVVHAIAFSDKDELTGRYIETTRDNFTRTMDISVYSFTAVAARAERIMNDGGSLLTLTYYGAEKVMPHYNVMGVAKAALEASVRYLAVDMGGRGIRVNAISAGPIKTLAASGIGDFRYILKWNEYNSPLKRNVSTDEVGKSGMYLLSDLSTGVTGEVHHVDCGYHTVGMKAVDAPDISVSKE
- a CDS encoding histidine phosphatase family protein; the encoded protein is MLIYMIRHGQTDWNAEGRLQGQQDVPLNALGRSQASRNGERLAAELDVTAESYDYVASPLGRTRETMERVRAAMGLDPAAYRTETRLMELSFGDWQGFTLAELRRQAPERVESRRREKWDFIPPGEAAESYEILSWRVGAWLTSVDRPTVCVSHGGVVRSVFRLVGKWSRDAACNMNVPQDRILKIDRDGGTVAWL